In Streptomyces qaidamensis, one DNA window encodes the following:
- a CDS encoding SPFH domain-containing protein, which produces MARTRAQSLRNVAEAVASGTDPRAAAQEELRRRTGFGSTGGQERNTRYAGSQDGDDEQYETESEGMDPADFPAAREQGGSIATVMRQKTVPLDEAGEALGRSEQMHEQGEPVHAICPMVMPKGRSFLSMLPVLSLLVLGAVGTTVVSAVGDGPLTNPLFGLHYWIIALLAVFFVWWRQGLVMVPEGSQALITRFGKLEKVVGPGRVTLLSPWKRVSYIVNTTREYPFNAPVREAPTKGGVKASIDLFIQFRISDPVEFVYTLGAVRGFEEKLSNAVSETIRSLIYEQEAAGIYDMVGEDTGRLLEQLNQQFRPAVELTNANITHAEPSDRRYRMDLAAPEMVRVAKEAYTHEYALQLRKQQDEGDLTRELASSHETLSAIQADIAQYQAQMDTAVERETNRAEATARQRYVQAESEAKANAALLEAQALDIRAVTAAEAPEILEYRYQQQVLDTLEQVADHLPRLVRIGGGGADGVGGAGIDFLELARELVGERGAELFTDEDMAAVRARLGEVSERIAARQDEIGALLAAERPTVPQMPGETGAPDEPGAASAAPHAAEDPSAVSEEDQQ; this is translated from the coding sequence GTGGCACGAACGCGGGCGCAGAGCCTACGGAACGTCGCCGAGGCCGTCGCATCCGGCACCGATCCGCGAGCCGCGGCGCAGGAGGAATTGCGCCGCCGCACCGGATTCGGCAGCACCGGCGGCCAGGAAAGGAACACGCGTTACGCGGGCTCCCAGGACGGCGACGACGAGCAGTACGAGACCGAGAGCGAGGGCATGGACCCGGCCGACTTCCCGGCGGCCCGGGAACAGGGCGGGTCCATCGCCACCGTCATGCGGCAGAAGACGGTGCCGCTGGACGAGGCCGGGGAAGCCCTCGGCCGCAGTGAGCAAATGCACGAGCAGGGCGAACCGGTGCACGCCATCTGCCCGATGGTGATGCCCAAGGGCCGCTCCTTCCTGTCCATGCTCCCGGTGCTGTCGCTGCTGGTGCTGGGCGCCGTGGGCACCACGGTCGTGTCGGCGGTGGGCGACGGACCGCTCACCAACCCGCTGTTCGGGCTGCACTACTGGATCATCGCGCTGCTCGCCGTGTTCTTCGTGTGGTGGCGGCAGGGCCTGGTGATGGTGCCGGAGGGCAGCCAGGCGCTGATCACCCGGTTCGGCAAGCTGGAGAAGGTCGTCGGCCCCGGCCGCGTCACCCTGCTGAGCCCCTGGAAGCGGGTGTCGTACATCGTCAACACCACCCGCGAGTACCCGTTCAACGCGCCCGTGCGCGAGGCCCCCACCAAGGGCGGCGTCAAGGCGTCCATCGACCTGTTCATCCAGTTCCGGATCAGTGACCCGGTGGAGTTCGTCTACACGCTGGGCGCGGTGCGCGGCTTCGAGGAGAAGCTGAGCAACGCCGTCAGCGAGACCATCCGCAGCCTGATCTACGAGCAGGAGGCCGCCGGTATCTACGACATGGTCGGCGAGGACACCGGCCGCCTGCTGGAGCAGCTCAACCAGCAGTTCCGGCCCGCGGTGGAGCTGACCAACGCCAACATCACGCACGCCGAGCCGTCCGACCGGCGCTACCGGATGGACCTGGCCGCACCCGAGATGGTCCGCGTGGCCAAGGAGGCGTACACCCACGAGTACGCCCTCCAGCTCCGCAAGCAGCAGGACGAGGGCGACCTGACCAGGGAGCTCGCCTCCAGTCACGAGACCCTCTCGGCGATCCAGGCCGACATCGCCCAGTACCAGGCCCAGATGGACACCGCCGTGGAGCGGGAGACCAACCGCGCCGAGGCGACGGCCCGCCAGCGTTACGTGCAGGCCGAGTCGGAGGCGAAGGCCAACGCGGCGCTGCTGGAGGCGCAGGCCCTCGACATCCGCGCGGTCACCGCGGCCGAGGCGCCCGAGATCCTCGAGTACCGCTACCAGCAGCAGGTACTGGACACCTTGGAGCAGGTCGCCGACCACCTGCCGCGCCTGGTGCGCATCGGCGGGGGCGGCGCGGACGGCGTCGGCGGCGCCGGGATCGACTTCCTCGAACTGGCCCGGGAACTGGTCGGCGAGCGCGGCGCGGAACTGTTCACGGACGAGGACATGGCGGCCGTCCGGGCCCGTCTGGGGGAGGTGTCCGAGCGCATCGCCGCCCGCCAGGACGAGATCGGCGCCCTGCTGGCCGCCGAGCGGCCCACCGTGCCGCAGATGCCCGGTGAGACCGGCGCACCGGATGAACCCGGTGCCGCGAGTGCGGCACCGCACGCCGCGGAGGACCCGTCCGCCGTGTCAGAGGAGGACCAGCAGTGA
- a CDS encoding SPFH domain-containing protein — MSTARMSRRSVIAEAVAPWNDIARLLRGGEADTLIPVIIPRHRRRLWWMLPLWLGVYALLAGVMLSLREADSEGAADLAYGTLGTLCYVAGVVMLLVGGLWWWRSSIVEIEQGTHGVLTRYGAVTRTLDAGRHYLWHPWSRVDFVVDTATEIPYSAPVMACPTQENVPLRSIEFFLKFRITDAVLFVRTIGAGNFDLVLSSAVQDAIRQRARKMRTERAYDLRGSDVADMQELLNRQLSGYGVRITGSNIPDVQLPTQYQQHLATRERVSKERTAYDQEWGLIRKRRIDSLGMDIERAKKVRDARIVEVKAALNRAREQVAQLLEQQETQAQRVRFEIETRGRSGLIAAENEARAQRALAKAYRDNRAVLQYELARRRLDVGAQLAGKAPQPVVVRTDGTGTDTSALTTLLTAHLLPQLTAPPTDGRMRLDDHVRYGDGEGGDAR, encoded by the coding sequence GTGAGCACCGCCCGTATGAGCCGCCGCTCGGTCATCGCCGAGGCGGTGGCCCCCTGGAACGACATCGCCCGCCTGCTGCGCGGCGGCGAGGCCGACACGCTGATCCCGGTCATCATCCCGCGCCACCGCCGCCGCCTGTGGTGGATGCTGCCGCTCTGGCTCGGCGTGTACGCCCTGCTGGCCGGCGTGATGCTGTCGCTGCGCGAGGCGGACTCCGAGGGCGCCGCCGATCTCGCCTACGGCACGCTGGGCACCCTGTGCTACGTCGCCGGCGTGGTCATGCTGCTGGTCGGCGGCCTGTGGTGGTGGCGTTCGTCGATCGTCGAGATCGAGCAGGGCACCCACGGCGTGCTGACCCGCTACGGCGCCGTCACCCGCACCCTGGACGCCGGCCGGCACTACCTGTGGCACCCGTGGTCACGCGTCGACTTCGTCGTCGACACGGCCACCGAGATCCCGTACTCGGCGCCCGTGATGGCCTGTCCGACGCAGGAGAACGTGCCGCTGCGGTCCATCGAGTTCTTCCTGAAGTTCCGCATCACCGACGCGGTGCTGTTCGTCCGCACCATCGGCGCGGGCAACTTCGACCTGGTGCTGTCCAGCGCGGTGCAGGACGCGATCCGGCAACGGGCCCGCAAGATGCGCACCGAGCGCGCGTACGACCTGCGCGGCTCGGACGTCGCCGACATGCAGGAACTGCTCAACCGCCAGCTGTCCGGCTACGGCGTGCGCATCACCGGCTCCAACATCCCGGACGTCCAGCTGCCCACGCAGTACCAGCAGCACCTGGCCACCCGCGAGCGGGTCTCCAAGGAGCGCACCGCCTACGACCAGGAATGGGGCCTGATCCGCAAGCGCCGCATCGACAGCCTGGGCATGGACATCGAGCGCGCCAAGAAGGTCCGCGACGCCCGGATCGTCGAGGTGAAGGCCGCGCTGAACAGGGCGCGCGAGCAGGTCGCCCAGCTGCTGGAGCAGCAGGAGACCCAGGCGCAGCGCGTCCGGTTCGAGATCGAGACGCGGGGGCGCAGCGGCCTCATCGCCGCCGAGAACGAGGCCCGCGCCCAGCGGGCCCTGGCCAAGGCCTACCGGGACAACCGGGCGGTGCTCCAGTACGAACTGGCCCGTCGGCGCCTGGACGTGGGCGCCCAGCTCGCCGGAAAGGCCCCGCAGCCGGTGGTCGTCCGCACGGACGGCACGGGAACCGACACCTCGGCCCTGACCACGCTGCTCACCGCGCACCTGCTGCCGCAGCTGACGGCCCCGCCGACGGACGGCCGGATGCGTCTCGACGACCACGTCCGGTACGGCGACGGCGAGGGCGGCGACGCACGCTGA
- a CDS encoding Zn-ribbon domain-containing OB-fold protein codes for MTARHSLPEPDAFTRTYWEAAAEGRLLIRRCGACDRAHHYPREFCPHCWSEDVTWEPASGRATLYTWSVVHRNDLPPFTERLPYVAAVVDLAEGPRMMTEIVGPGEPSAGAQLRVGFRQGIPVFRLLPGAAGR; via the coding sequence ATGACCGCCCGCCACAGCCTGCCCGAGCCCGACGCCTTCACCCGGACGTACTGGGAAGCCGCCGCCGAGGGCCGGCTGTTGATCCGCCGCTGCGGGGCCTGCGACCGGGCCCACCACTACCCGCGCGAGTTCTGCCCGCACTGCTGGAGCGAGGACGTCACCTGGGAGCCGGCGAGCGGCCGGGCCACGCTCTACACCTGGTCCGTCGTCCACCGTAACGACCTGCCGCCCTTCACCGAGCGCCTCCCCTACGTCGCCGCCGTGGTCGATCTGGCCGAGGGGCCGCGGATGATGACGGAGATCGTCGGCCCGGGGGAACCGTCGGCCGGAGCGCAGCTGCGGGTGGGGTTCCGGCAGGGGATCCCGGTCTTCCGGCTCCTGCCCGGCGCGGCCGGCAGGTGA
- a CDS encoding GNAT family N-acetyltransferase — translation MAPIRDHSPTGPHPELNGHGLRLRPWDAGSGSDVDAWLRGMRDSEFRRWNTPLRPVTDRRSARESLLAREQSATEGTSLSFRVADARNDTALGHIGVNEIRYHLRVARVGYWVLPEARGQGVATRALLLAARWALTELGLHRLELDHAVGHEVSCRIAERCGFAYEGTLRGAIFQEDRHDAFRDAHLHARLATDPDPAGP, via the coding sequence ATGGCCCCCATACGTGACCACTCCCCGACCGGCCCCCACCCGGAACTGAACGGCCACGGACTGCGCCTGCGTCCCTGGGACGCCGGGTCCGGCTCCGACGTCGACGCCTGGCTGCGTGGGATGCGGGACTCCGAGTTCCGGCGCTGGAACACCCCGCTGCGGCCGGTCACGGACCGCAGGAGTGCCCGGGAGTCGCTGCTGGCGCGGGAGCAGAGCGCCACGGAGGGTACATCGCTGTCGTTCCGGGTCGCGGACGCGCGCAACGACACGGCACTGGGGCACATCGGGGTCAATGAGATCAGGTACCACCTGAGGGTCGCCCGCGTCGGCTACTGGGTCCTGCCCGAGGCCCGTGGCCAGGGCGTGGCCACCCGGGCCCTCCTGCTCGCCGCCCGCTGGGCCCTCACGGAACTCGGGCTGCACCGCCTGGAGCTGGATCACGCGGTGGGGCACGAGGTGTCGTGCCGGATCGCCGAGCGGTGCGGCTTCGCGTACGAGGGCACGTTGCGCGGGGCGATTTTCCAGGAGGACCGCCACGACGCGTTCCGGGACGCCCACCTGCACGCCCGCCTGGCCACGGACCCGGACCCGGCGGGTCCGTGA
- a CDS encoding DUF4287 domain-containing protein yields the protein MTAPAKGPASYFPSIEKKYGRPIADWQALIRSSPLTRHLELVNWLKSEHGLGHGHANALVAHTLAEDGGK from the coding sequence ATGACCGCACCCGCGAAGGGCCCCGCGAGCTACTTCCCCTCCATCGAGAAGAAGTACGGCCGGCCGATCGCAGACTGGCAGGCCCTCATCCGCTCCTCGCCGCTGACCCGGCACCTGGAGCTCGTCAACTGGCTCAAGTCCGAGCACGGCCTCGGGCACGGCCACGCCAACGCGCTCGTCGCCCACACCCTCGCCGAGGACGGCGGCAAGTGA
- a CDS encoding GNAT family N-acetyltransferase, which translates to MDTDTGHWRLTHDLDGFLTRAGAFLQAQPALHTVPLTVTDNLRRRGPHIYGDSVPEFGVLERDGLVRATVFRTPPHRMNLTALTAEEAEALAARLAALGHRLPGVHADRDTAAAFSEAWQRHTGAAATLRQRQRLYRLGTLTVPRPVPPGGPRIAVEADRDQLCRWHDEFVAAVGEGSFRDAAAWADARIADGGITFWETPDGTPVAMAGTTPEIAGQVRVASVYTPPHLRGRGYAGAATAEVSRAALASGAQEVLLFTDLSNPTSNGLYQRIGYLPVADFAVYDFTGWSAPA; encoded by the coding sequence ATGGACACGGACACCGGCCACTGGCGCCTCACCCACGACCTCGACGGTTTCCTGACCCGGGCCGGCGCCTTCCTCCAAGCCCAGCCGGCTCTGCACACCGTCCCGTTGACGGTCACGGACAACCTGCGCAGACGCGGCCCGCACATCTACGGCGACAGCGTGCCGGAGTTCGGCGTACTGGAACGGGACGGCCTGGTCCGGGCGACGGTCTTCCGCACACCACCGCACCGGATGAACCTCACCGCCCTGACCGCCGAGGAGGCCGAGGCGCTGGCCGCACGACTGGCCGCCCTCGGCCACCGCCTGCCCGGCGTGCACGCCGACCGCGACACCGCCGCCGCCTTCTCCGAGGCCTGGCAGCGGCACACGGGCGCCGCGGCCACGCTCCGACAGCGTCAGCGGCTCTACCGGCTCGGCACCCTGACCGTGCCCCGTCCCGTACCGCCCGGTGGGCCCCGCATCGCCGTCGAGGCAGACCGCGACCAACTCTGCCGCTGGCACGACGAGTTCGTCGCCGCCGTCGGCGAGGGCAGCTTCCGGGACGCCGCCGCATGGGCGGACGCCCGTATCGCGGACGGCGGCATCACCTTCTGGGAGACGCCGGACGGCACGCCCGTGGCCATGGCCGGCACGACGCCCGAGATCGCCGGCCAGGTGCGCGTCGCCTCGGTCTACACCCCGCCCCACCTGCGCGGCCGCGGCTACGCGGGCGCCGCCACGGCCGAGGTCAGCCGCGCCGCCCTGGCCTCCGGAGCGCAGGAGGTGCTCCTCTTCACGGACCTGTCGAACCCGACCAGCAACGGCCTGTACCAGCGGATCGGGTACCTGCCGGTGGCGGACTTCGCGGTGTACGACTTCACGGGGTGGTCCGCGCCCGCTTGA
- a CDS encoding pyridoxine/pyridoxamine 5'-phosphate oxidase, translated as MSTDLHELLRSLRVWDPEVTRLPSFDPTTAPAAPLPLFTEWFAAAVAAGQTEPHTMSLATSDESGRPDVRIVMLHGADETGWFFASHAGSRKGRHLIARPCAALGFYWPVLGRQVRVRGPVSAAPSEEAQGDLHARSTGALAAALTGRQSEILGSVEELARASESAWERARNEPEAPVPSWTLYRLRPQEVEFFQGDEARRHVRLRYRSTEAGWARELLWP; from the coding sequence ATGTCAACGGATCTTCATGAGCTGCTGAGGTCACTGCGGGTCTGGGACCCGGAGGTCACGCGACTGCCCTCCTTCGACCCGACGACCGCCCCCGCCGCCCCGCTGCCCCTCTTCACCGAGTGGTTCGCGGCGGCGGTGGCGGCCGGGCAGACCGAGCCGCACACCATGTCGCTGGCGACCTCCGACGAGTCCGGCCGGCCCGACGTACGCATCGTCATGCTGCACGGCGCCGACGAAACCGGTTGGTTCTTCGCGTCCCACGCCGGCAGCCGCAAGGGCCGCCACCTCATCGCCCGCCCCTGCGCCGCGCTCGGCTTCTACTGGCCGGTCCTGGGCCGGCAGGTACGGGTCCGCGGCCCGGTGTCGGCAGCCCCGTCCGAGGAGGCCCAGGGTGACCTCCACGCCCGCTCGACGGGCGCGCTGGCCGCGGCACTGACCGGCCGCCAGAGCGAAATCCTGGGCTCCGTGGAGGAGCTGGCACGGGCCTCGGAGTCGGCGTGGGAACGGGCCCGGAATGAGCCGGAGGCTCCCGTACCGTCCTGGACCCTGTACCGACTGCGGCCGCAGGAGGTGGAGTTCTTCCAGGGAGACGAGGCACGGCGGCACGTACGGCTCCGCTATCGGAGCACGGAGGCAGGGTGGGCACGGGAACTGCTGTGGCCGTGA
- a CDS encoding flavin-containing monooxygenase has translation MADSTPPTHTSAQPPPDRPVYVIGGGPGGLSVAYALRARGIRAVVLEKSDRVGASWRRHYDRLHLHTTRRLSALPGLPMPRRFGRWVSRDDVVRYLEKYAEHHRLEIVTGVEVSRVERTPDGTGWLLHATGGRELTGAAVVVATGCNHTPRVPDWPGRSAFTGEFLHARDYRNGTPYAGRDVLVAGVGNTGAEIAVDLVESGASRVRLAVRTVPHIVRRSTAGWAAQYSGVLVRRLPVGLVDRISRVQARVALPDLSAHGLPRPDTGLYTRVKEGAVPVQDVGLIDAVRKGRVEIVAAVDGFEDGGKIALADGTRISPDVVIAATGYVRALEGLVGHLDVLDDRGRPVVHGARTPHTAPGLYFTGFTNPISGNLREMALDAVKIAKAVARSGPGSVSRLPG, from the coding sequence ATGGCCGACTCCACACCCCCCACACACACCTCCGCGCAGCCTCCGCCCGACCGCCCCGTCTACGTCATCGGCGGCGGCCCCGGAGGGCTCTCCGTCGCGTACGCGCTGCGCGCCCGGGGCATACGGGCCGTCGTCCTGGAGAAGTCCGACCGGGTCGGGGCGTCGTGGCGCCGTCACTACGACCGGCTGCACCTGCACACCACCCGACGCCTCTCGGCCCTGCCCGGGCTGCCGATGCCGCGCCGGTTCGGCCGGTGGGTGTCCCGGGACGACGTGGTGCGGTACCTGGAGAAGTACGCCGAGCACCACCGCCTCGAAATCGTCACCGGCGTCGAGGTGTCCCGCGTCGAGCGCACCCCCGACGGCACGGGCTGGCTGCTGCACGCCACCGGCGGCCGGGAACTGACCGGCGCGGCGGTCGTCGTCGCCACCGGCTGCAACCACACCCCGCGCGTGCCGGACTGGCCCGGCCGGTCCGCGTTCACCGGCGAGTTCCTGCACGCCCGCGACTACCGCAACGGCACGCCCTACGCCGGCCGGGACGTCCTCGTCGCCGGGGTCGGCAACACCGGCGCCGAGATCGCCGTCGACCTGGTGGAGAGCGGCGCCTCCCGGGTCCGGCTCGCCGTGCGCACCGTCCCCCACATCGTGCGCCGTTCCACCGCCGGCTGGGCCGCCCAGTACAGCGGCGTCCTGGTCCGCCGGCTGCCGGTCGGCCTGGTCGACCGGATCTCCCGGGTGCAGGCCAGGGTGGCCCTGCCCGATCTGTCGGCCCACGGGCTGCCGCGTCCGGACACCGGGCTGTACACGCGGGTGAAGGAGGGGGCCGTCCCGGTGCAGGACGTCGGCCTGATCGACGCCGTGCGCAAGGGCAGGGTGGAGATCGTGGCCGCCGTGGACGGTTTCGAGGACGGCGGCAAGATCGCCCTGGCCGACGGCACCCGGATCTCCCCGGACGTGGTGATCGCCGCCACCGGCTACGTCCGCGCCCTGGAGGGCCTGGTCGGTCACCTCGACGTGCTCGACGACCGCGGCAGGCCCGTCGTCCACGGCGCCCGCACCCCGCACACCGCTCCCGGCCTGTACTTCACCGGCTTCACCAACCCGATCAGCGGCAACCTCCGTGAAATGGCACTCGACGCGGTGAAGATCGCCAAGGCCGTCGCGCGGTCCGGCCCGGGGAGCGTGTCCCGGCTGCCGGGCTGA